CGGCGAACGATGGCGGATTGGTTAATAAAATGCTCGGTACTATTTACCCCTCTTAATAACGAGTTACATCGTATTTTGCTTGAACAACCCACTCTGCATTGTGATGAAACAACGGTAAATGTGTTGGATGTTGAAAAAGCAAAATGTTATATGTGGGTCTACTGCTCTGGCTATGATTCTCCAGGCTCTGGTGTTTTGCCTGGAATTGTACTTTATGATTATCAATCTAGCAGGCATGGCTACCATCCAGTTAACTTTTTAAAAGGTTATAACGGGTATTTACATACCGATGGTTACCAAGGTTATGAACAAACTGAAGCGATTTTAGTTGGCTGTTGGGCACACGCACGTCGACGATTTATTGAGGCTCAACGTGTTCAAGTAAAAGGGAAAACAGGGAGTGCAGATTGGGTATTGAGTAAAATCCAAAAGCTATACCGGATCGAATCGTTATTAAAAGAGGCTTCCCCTGAAGCCAAGTATGTTGCTAGGCAGACAGAAGCCCGCGATTTACTTAAAGAGCTCCGTGATTGGCTTGATAGCGCAGTTAGTCGAGTATCACCTAAAACAAAATTAGGTGAGGCGATTAGCTATACATTAAATCAATGGGATAAATTAGTTCGTTATATTGATGATGGATTGTTATCTATTGATAACAATCGAGCAGAGCGAGCGGTTAAACCGTTTGTTATCGGCCGGAAAAACTGGTTATTTTCGGGTTCAACGGCTGGTGCAGATTCAAGTGCAATGCTTTACAGCATTGTAGAAACAGCAAAGGCAAACGGATTAATCCCTTACGATTATATTAGGTATTGTCTAGATCGTTTATGTGTTGGATCGCCAGATATCGATTCACTTTTACCTTGGAATGTAAAAGACAAGGTGTAGTTCCCCGCACGCTTACGTTGCTATTGCACAGATAGCGAAGATGAAAATATTACTACAATAATCTCGATTAACGAGAAAGACGTTGCAACAATAAGAGTGCAGCACTGTGACCACAAAAGGAAATCGTATGTCATCAGAAAAAATAGAACCTCAACGGTCCAGAGTGACGCAAAATGAAGGATCAACAACGCGTTCTGGCTTTAGCTGGTCATTGATCATGGGTGCCGCCTTTTTAATGGCAACTTCAGCTGTCGGGCCGGGTTTTTTAACTCAAACAACCGTTTTTACTCAAACGTTAGGCGCAAGCTTTGCGTTTGTTATCCTTATTTCCATCATCTTAGATATAGGCGCACAGCTTAATATCTGGCGAATCATCGTTGTTTCTAAAAAACGAGCGCAAGACATTGCGAACGATATTTTACCCGGCCTCGGTTATGCGATTGCGGGGATGGTTGCCATTGGTGGTTTGGCTTTTAACATCGGTAATATCGGTGGTGCAGGGATGGGGATGAACGTTTTATTTCCAGACATCACGCCCATCGTCGGAGCTGCCATTAGTGCAGTGATTACCGTTGGGATATTCATGTTAAAAGATGCCGCTAAAGTGATGGACCGTTTTACCATCGTTATGGGGGCTGCGTTAATCGTCATGACATTGTACGTGTTATTTTCAACCTCACCACCAGTGGGTGAAGCGTTATATCGTGCAGTATGGCCTGAAAAACTCAATGTACTTGCGATCATTACGCTAGTGGGTGGCACGGTGGGTGGCTACATTACCTTTGCGGGGGCGCACCGTTTAATTGATGCGGGTGTTACGGGTCAAGAAGCATTACCACAAGTAAATCGAGGCTCAATTTCAGCCATCAGTTTAGCGTCAGTGGTTCGTATTATTTTATTTTTAGCGGCGTTAGGCGTTATTAGTACCGGGGTTACGTTGGACCCAACAAATCCACCTGCATCTATGTTTCAACATGCTGCAGGTAATGTGGGTTATAAGATTTTTGGTTTAGTGCTTTGGGCGGCGGCGATCACATCTGTTATTGGAGCCGCTTATACATCGGTCTCATTCTTGAAGACATTGCACCCTGTTATTGAATTGCATTCTCGTCGATTCATTATCGGTTTTATCATTGTATCTACGTTTATCTTTTGCTTTATTGGTAAACCTGTCATGTTATTGATTGTTGCGGGTGCGTTGAATGGTTTCATCTTACCTGTAACGCTAAGTATCATGCTCATTGCTGCAACAAAATCGTCGATTGTTGGTGATTATAAACACCCTGTTTGGATGTCAGTCTTCGGTTGGTTAATCACTGGCATGATGGCTCTTATGAGTATATATACCTTGTATGTGATGATATTTTAATCAATAAGACTAATTATTCTAAGAATAGCGTTATATTTTAGAATTATAATGCAGATAAATACTTTTCATCTGCTTAATTTCAATATACTCAATAGCTGACCCCAATACGTTTACCGACGTGTTGGGGTCTACTTAGTTTTAACATACTGTAAAATTTACAAGTATCCGTCCTTCATGATGTAGGGCTGAGATAAAGCAAATAGCAGAAGGCTTAGCCATTGCTGCTCAAGCGATTATTGATAATGATGAAGATATCCAGCAAGGTGCAGGAACGATTTGTTAATGTAATAACCACCGAATAATTATTCGTATATAAGTCTAACAATAATTATTATTGTTAGACTTTTTTAGTGCGCCTGTGTGGGGGATAAATAGATTAATTTTTGTTATTAAACGTGTTGTTTGTGTGTGGTGCAGTTTTGATAACAAATTTATTACTACTTAGGTGGTGGTTTGTGAAAAAGAACACATTTTTAAATGGTCAGACTGTTAGTATGATTCAGAATGTAAGCATTTGTTTCATTTATGAGTCTTGCAGTTATGATAACAGTGTTGGTTCCACTGTTTACTCTTAATTGCCTCCATCTTATTTCAAATCACAACCATTAGAAGTAGAAAGATTATGCATCTAACTTTAAAAATGAAACTTGTTTTAACAAGTGTGGCACTTATCGTATTACGATTATATCGCTAGGTACAAGGTAAGGAATTTGAATGTTGCTGAGTTAGCATTGGCCCGTCTAAAAAAGCCAATTTCACCATCGCTGTTTTTTTAAAAGGTATCGAAAATATAATTATCGGGGATTTTATAACTGTTTTAGCCCTATTTCATGAGTTTTAGATACACTTATCCTACAAACCTTATTATGCTGCCCTCAATTCTGACTGAACTATCGCATGGGTGACTAAATCATTGACCGAATTTCCGACTCGGAAATTCGTAAACACCAGACGACTTTCACATAAAATACATTCGTACGGATCTACTTTTACATATCCTTTTAACATTGCGGCATACCCTGGCATTTTCGGCTCAGCTTCTATTGTCATACCTAAAGCTGCATAAACTCTAGGCAGAGCTTCTCCACGACGACGCATTGATAAAAAACCGTAGTATCGGATCATCTTGAAATGTTTATCAGGATAGTGCTCTACTATCCGTCTTATCATCTCTTCTGGTGATAATGTTAGGCTGTCTGTTGTTCCTGTTCGATGGTCTAAATAATTAAACGTTATCATTCCGCCTTTGGCGTAATGACTTAAACGTGACGCTGAAATCGGGGGCCGTTTTAAATACCGACCAAGATAGTTCATCGTCGGTTTTACATTATTTGTCTTTTTAGCAAAATGAAGCTTCCAACGACGATTATATTGACTGCTTAAAAAGCGTGACCAATCCGTTTTATTACGGATATAGGGGCATTCTTCGCTTGATAAATCAAGCTCATCATAAGCCTTACCCAATAAACTGACGATAGCCGCTCTCCAACAAGGCTCTGTCGTTTTCATTTGGAAGTAAATGGGTTTCCATAAACCGGTACGTTCACAAATTCCCCCACGAGTGACCGATAAATGTAAGTGCGTATTCCAATTCAGTTTTCGACCGTAAGTATGAAGAGCACAAAAGATACCGACATCTATTCCTTTATCTTTTGCCCATCCCAGCAGAATGTTTGCAGCACATTTGAATAATTTATTTAACAGCCAACGGTTATGACGAAAGATAGGCCATAGCGTGTTTGGAAGGGTAAAGGTGATGTGTTGATATTCGCATTCAGGGAAGACATGTTGTTGCTTTTGTATCCATCGCTCTGTGGCTTTCATGCCACAGCTACTGCACGCTCGAGATTTACAGGTTTGGTGAATATATTTGATATGGGTACAGTCAGGGTTGCAACAATGATATTCGCGAGAGCCAAAAGCCGCTGTCCCACAGGACAGCATCTTTGTGACATTTTCAATCACGACCGCTCTTAGGTTAGCTTTGTTATTATGAAGAAATTTAAGCCAGTTATTTTGACTATTAAATAATTGTTTCAGGGGTTTATATGCGTGCATGGCGATAGGATAAACGATTTATTGGCAACAATGGAAGAGGTTGAGTCCTTTTGATTTGCGCCGTAGGCGCCTATTGTTCTTTTTCATACCAAACAATGAAAACACAAGCATGGGATGCAATTCGAAGTGAGAGCGGAAATACCGCAAAAGCGTACAGTTTAGGAATTGGTGACTGGTTTAAAGGTCGTCAAGATGCAATAACCGGCATGAAAGAAGCCATTGAACGCGATCCTAATCTCGATATTGTCGCTCACTTAAAGCAAACTTTTACCTCTGGTGGTTTTGGGTTGAGTTACTACGGTGACGCTGAAGGCGTAATGCAACGTCAAGATCCATCATTGAATAAAGCGGGCTACGATCCTCGTACACGTGGGTGGTATAAAGAAACCATCGCCGCCAATAAGGGGATTACAACAAAGCCGTATGTAAGTCATACCATGCAAGCGTTAGTGGTGACGTTAACAGAACCCGTTCGTGAGAATGGCAGAATCGTAGGTGTTACGGCCTCAAACTTAGCATTGGGTGCATTAATTGATGATGTGCTTGATATTTCAGTTCCGGGCGATGGTTACGCAATGCTTCTTGATGTGAGCAATCGAATTGTGGTTGCACACCCAAATGAAAAAATGGCGTTAAAACCAATTTCAGAACTGGGACAAGGGTTTGATGCCAATAATCTGAATAGCGAAATTTCATCGGATGGTTTCTTCTTTACTGAACAACAAGGTAAAGAGAAAGCCGTAATGGTGACAGCCGTGCCTAATACTAATTGGGCGATAGCCCTAGTCATGGATCAAGAAACATTAGAAGCCCCATTACATGCGATGCTAGTTAAATTATTGCTTATTGGTGGTTTAATTCTATTGTTTGTTTCATTGTTTACGGGATGGTTAGTGACGCGTCAATTACGTGAACTAGGTACAGTATCAGAAGCATTAGCAGACATCGCCAATGGTGAAGGGGATTTAACGGTTCGCATCAATGTGAAATCGGATGATGAAGTGGGCAAACTGGCTGAGAACTTTAACCAATTTGTGTCTCGCTTACATACCATGGCATCAAATTTACGAGAGATCACATTAGACCTGAATCGTTCGGCAGCCGACTCAGCCGATTCTGCGATCAAAAGAAGTGAAAATATTCGCCAACAGCAAGATGAAATCACGATGGTTGCCACTGCAGTGACAGAAATGGCGAGTGCAACACAAGAAATTGCAGGTAATGCAGAGAACACCGCAAAATCAGCATCACAAGCCGTTGATCTAACGCAAGAAGGCCATCAACAAGTGAATCAAAGTCAATCTTCAATTGGTAACTTAGCGAGTGAAGTGAATAGTGCAGTAAGTATTATTGAAGATCTCAACGGTCACGCTCAAAAAATCAGTTCAATTTTAGCGACAATCCGTTCTATCGCAGAACAAACTAACTTACTGGCGTTGAATGCTGCCATTGAAGCTGCGCGAGCAGGTGACCAAGGCCGAGGCTTTGCCGTAGTTGCTGATGAGGTGCGTGTATTGTCACAACGAACACATACGTCAACCGAAGAAATTCAATCAATGATTGAGACATTGCAATCGACGACACAAGAAGCGGTGTCTGTTATGTCCGATAGCCATCATCTTGCAGAAACCAGTGTGAAAGACGTTGATGAAGCCGGTGTGAGTATTGATAAGATCGCTTCTCAAATTAATGTTATTAGTGACATGGCAACGCAAATAGCGTCAGCAGCCGAAGAACAATCAAGTGTAACGGCTGAGATCAGTCGTAACACGGAAGGTGTACAAGAAGTTGCTAACCAAATGGCGAGTGAAGCGGCAACCGCAGCTAAGCAAGCTGAAGCGCTAAAATCGTTGGCAGATTCATTAGAAGACGAAATAAAACGCTATAAATTATAATGCCTAAATATTGACATAAACCGCCTTTATTGGCGGTTTTTTGCTTTTATATAGTTGTGATGCATGTCACAAAAATTAAAGTGTCGATATTTTTCAAAATATTCAAAAAACTTCGTCGTTTCCTATTCCCAAAAGCCAAACTCTGTGTAAAATACGCCTCCTTATCGGCTAACATGCTATACGTAATCTATCCCAGTATATTGATAAA
The Aliivibrio salmonicida LFI1238 genome window above contains:
- a CDS encoding NRAMP family divalent metal transporter; amino-acid sequence: MSSEKIEPQRSRVTQNEGSTTRSGFSWSLIMGAAFLMATSAVGPGFLTQTTVFTQTLGASFAFVILISIILDIGAQLNIWRIIVVSKKRAQDIANDILPGLGYAIAGMVAIGGLAFNIGNIGGAGMGMNVLFPDITPIVGAAISAVITVGIFMLKDAAKVMDRFTIVMGAALIVMTLYVLFSTSPPVGEALYRAVWPEKLNVLAIITLVGGTVGGYITFAGAHRLIDAGVTGQEALPQVNRGSISAISLASVVRIILFLAALGVISTGVTLDPTNPPASMFQHAAGNVGYKIFGLVLWAAAITSVIGAAYTSVSFLKTLHPVIELHSRRFIIGFIIVSTFIFCFIGKPVMLLIVAGALNGFILPVTLSIMLIAATKSSIVGDYKHPVWMSVFGWLITGMMALMSIYTLYVMIF
- a CDS encoding IS66-like element ISVsa2 family transposase, which gives rise to MTDKIKPLPDTIDELKALVLQLENKYNRLLEQFRLAQHQRFGKSSESDSTQFDLFNETEEEIIIENDDTQTITYTRQKPKRQRLPEDLPRTVIIHDIKDKTCKCCGLEMHAMGKDISEKLEFVPAKVEVIQHVRPKYACRNCEKNNTSVDIKQAPMPASPIPKGIATASLLAQIITAKFQYSLPLYRQETLFQQWGIIIGRRTMADWLIKCSVLFTPLNNELHRILLEQPTLHCDETTVNVLDVEKAKCYMWVYCSGYDSPGSGVLPGIVLYDYQSSRHGYHPVNFLKGYNGYLHTDGYQGYEQTEAILVGCWAHARRRFIEAQRVQVKGKTGSADWVLSKIQKLYRIESLLKEASPEAKYVARQTEARDLLKELRDWLDSAVSRVSPKTKLGEAISYTLNQWDKLVRYIDDGLLSIDNNRAERAVKPFVIGRKNWLFSGSTAGADSSAMLYSIVETAKANGLIPYDYIRYCLDRLCVGSPDIDSLLPWNVKDKV
- a CDS encoding methyl-accepting chemotaxis protein; protein product: MKTQAWDAIRSESGNTAKAYSLGIGDWFKGRQDAITGMKEAIERDPNLDIVAHLKQTFTSGGFGLSYYGDAEGVMQRQDPSLNKAGYDPRTRGWYKETIAANKGITTKPYVSHTMQALVVTLTEPVRENGRIVGVTASNLALGALIDDVLDISVPGDGYAMLLDVSNRIVVAHPNEKMALKPISELGQGFDANNLNSEISSDGFFFTEQQGKEKAVMVTAVPNTNWAIALVMDQETLEAPLHAMLVKLLLIGGLILLFVSLFTGWLVTRQLRELGTVSEALADIANGEGDLTVRINVKSDDEVGKLAENFNQFVSRLHTMASNLREITLDLNRSAADSADSAIKRSENIRQQQDEITMVATAVTEMASATQEIAGNAENTAKSASQAVDLTQEGHQQVNQSQSSIGNLASEVNSAVSIIEDLNGHAQKISSILATIRSIAEQTNLLALNAAIEAARAGDQGRGFAVVADEVRVLSQRTHTSTEEIQSMIETLQSTTQEAVSVMSDSHHLAETSVKDVDEAGVSIDKIASQINVISDMATQIASAAEEQSSVTAEISRNTEGVQEVANQMASEAATAAKQAEALKSLADSLEDEIKRYKL
- a CDS encoding IS91-like element ISVsa9 family transposase, producing MHAYKPLKQLFNSQNNWLKFLHNNKANLRAVVIENVTKMLSCGTAAFGSREYHCCNPDCTHIKYIHQTCKSRACSSCGMKATERWIQKQQHVFPECEYQHITFTLPNTLWPIFRHNRWLLNKLFKCAANILLGWAKDKGIDVGIFCALHTYGRKLNWNTHLHLSVTRGGICERTGLWKPIYFQMKTTEPCWRAAIVSLLGKAYDELDLSSEECPYIRNKTDWSRFLSSQYNRRWKLHFAKKTNNVKPTMNYLGRYLKRPPISASRLSHYAKGGMITFNYLDHRTGTTDSLTLSPEEMIRRIVEHYPDKHFKMIRYYGFLSMRRRGEALPRVYAALGMTIEAEPKMPGYAAMLKGYVKVDPYECILCESRLVFTNFRVGNSVNDLVTHAIVQSELRAA